In the genome of Tsukamurella paurometabola DSM 20162, the window GCAGCGGCGCGATCTGATCCTGCGTGCAGCGGCCCAACTCGTCGAGGAATCCGAACCGGGTGCTCCGATCGCGGTGCAGCGCATCGCAGAGCGCGCCGGGCTCGTGAAATCGGTGGTGTACCGCCAGTTCAAGAGTAAGGATGAGTTGGCGCGAGCACTGCGGGGCTATGTCGTCGATACCTTCGCCGCCGAACTCGAGGCCGACCTCGACGTCTCCACCGGCACTCTGCGGGAGATCCTTCGCCGTTCCGTCGCCTCGGCGGCCGGGTGGATGCAGGACAACCCTCGCCTGGTGGACCTGCTGCGCTCCGGGCCCAGCGATGCCGCCCCCGATGCTCCGGACGCGATGAGCGATCTCAAACAGCGCATCGTGACGCGGGCGCACGCCACCATCGACGGGATCTCGGCGCTCACCGGCCGCGACGCCACCGGATTCGTCACCGTGCCGTTCGTCGTCTTCACGATGGTGGAGTCCACCCTCACGAGTTGGGTGCGCGGCGAGGATCGGGTTCGTGATCTCACCCGCGCCGAGGTAGTCGAATCACTCACGGACATCACCTGGTTCGTGCTCGACGGTGCCGCCCGCGGGATCGGGATCGAGGTCGATCCGGACGCCGAGTTCAGTGAGGTTCTGCAGCGACTGGCACAGCCGCCCGCCGTCGCCCCGCACACCGCAGGGTGACGGCACCGTCGGGCGATTCCCGGGCTCTGCGCAATCCGGACGCCCGATCTGGCACGATAATGCCGAATGTGGTTCACCTCACCGCTCGCGTCCGCTAACTTTCGTCTGCGACGCCTCCGGTCGGGGGCGGCATAAGGAGGCGGAGCGTGAGCACCGGACCGAGATCAGGGTTCGCCCCTGGGCGTACCGCGAAGCTGGCTGCGGCCGGAATCGCCGCCACCATGGGGGTGACGATCCTGGCGGGCTGCGGGGCCAAGGAGGACGGCGTCACCCTCAACGTGTACGCGCCCGCCGACGGCGCCACCCTCGTCAAAGAGGTGGCCGGAGACTGTTCGACCAGCGGGTACACCGTGGTCGGCCACGCCCTTCCCAAGAGCGCCGACGATCAGCGCCTGCAACTGGCCCGTCGGGTGACCGGTAACGACCGCACCATGGACCTGATGGGGCTGGACGTGAACTGGACCGCGGAGTTCGCGGAGGCGGGCTGGATTCTCCCGCTGCCCGAGAATCTGACCCGGACGGCGGAGAAGACCGTGCTCGCGGGCCCGCTCAAGACCGCCATGTGGCAGGACAAGCAGTACGCGGCGCCGGCCTGGACCAACACCCAACTGCTCTGGTACCGCAAGGACGCGCTGGAAAAGGTGCTCGGCCGCAAGATCGGCCCCGGTGTCCCCAAGCTCACCTGGGACCAGGTGGTGCAATACGCGGAGAAATCCGGTCAACTCGGTGGCCCGACACAGATCGAGGCCCAGGCCGCGCAGTACGAGGGCGTGGTGGTGTGGTTCAACTCGCTGCTCGAAAGCGCCGGTGGCCGGATGGTGGCCGACGACGGAAAGACGGTGACGCTCACCGACACCCCGGAGCACCGCGCCGCCACGGTCAAGGCGCTCTCGATCATGAAGGCCGTGGCCACTGCGCCCGGCCGCGATCCATCGTTCACCCAGCTCAAAGAGGGCGAGTCGCGCCTGGCGATGGAGTCGGGCAAGGCGATCTTCCAAGTCAACTGGCCCTTCGTTTTCGCGGGCGTCAAGCAGAACGCCGCGGCGGGCTCGGTGCCGTTCCTGCCCGAGCTCACCAAGTACGACGCGTTGCTCAATCCTCCCAAGGACGAGAAGAATCCGCCCGAGCCGACGGTCGCGCAGCTGGGCGAGATCAACAACCTGACCCGGCAGAAATTCGACTTCGCCCCCTTCCCATCGGTGATCCCCGGTAAGCCCGCGAAGACCACCGTGGGCGGCATCAATTTCGCCGTCTCGAAGACCACCCGGTACGAGAAGCAGGCCTTCGAGGCGCTCGCCTGCCTCACGAACGAGGCCGCCGAGCGGAAGTACGCCGTCAAGGGCGGTACCCCACCGGTCCTGCCGAAGCTCTATGACGATCCCGAGTTCCGCAAGGCCTACCCGATGGCCACCCTGATCCGGGACCAATTGCAGGACAACACCGCCGCGGTGCGGCCGATCACACCCCAGTATCAGGCGATGTCCACGCTGCTCCAGGCCACGCTCGCCCCGGTGGGGGCGTGGGATCCCGAACAGCTCGCGGACCGGCTCGCTGATGCGGCTGAGAAGGCCATGAATGGAAAGGGCCTGGTGCCATGACATCCGGAGCGACCGCCACCGTCGAACGGATAGAGCCCGCACCCGCGAGTGAGGGTCAGCGGGCGGAGAAGCGTCTGGGCCTGATGCTGATCGCGCCCGCCGCGATCGTGATGCTCGCGGTCACGGCGTACCCGATCATCTACGCGTTCTGGCTGAGCCTGCAGAAGTCGTCGCTGGCCGCGCCCGGGCAGGACGAGTTCGTGGGCCTGGGCAACTACGCCACCGTGCTGCAGGACGGCTACTGGTGGCAGGCGTTGGGCATGACCACGTTGATCACCGTGGTGTCGGTGGTGATCGAGTTCGTGCTGGGCATGGCCATCGCATTGGTGATGCACCGGACCATCGTCGGCAAGGGGGTGGTGCGTACCGTCGTGTTGATCCCCTACGGCATCGTCACGGTGGTCGCGGCGTTCTCCTGGTTCTATGCCTGGACTCCCGATACCGGCTATCTGGCGAACCTGCTGCCCGATGGCACCGCACCGCTCACCGAGCAGCGGCCGTCGGTGGCCGTGATCATCCTGGCCGAGGTGTGGAAGACCACGCCGTTCATGGCGCTGTTGCTGCTGTCGGGTCTGGCCCTGGTGCCCGACGACCTGCTCAAGGCCGCCGCGCTCGACGGCGCCGGACCGTGGACCAGGCTCACCAAGATCATCATCCCGCTGATGAAGCCGGCGATCCTGGTGGCGCTGCTGTTCCGCACGCTGGACGCGTTCCGGATCTTCGACAACATCTACATCCTCACCAACGGCAGCAACGGGACGGGGTCGGTCTCGATCCTGGGCTACGACAACCTGTTCAAGGCGTTCAACCTGGGCGTGGGGTCGGCGATCTCGGTACTGATCTTCATCTGCGTCGCGATCATCGCATTCATCTTCGTCAAGGCCTTCGGTACCGCAGTGCCGGGCGCCGACTCCGACGATCGACGGTAGGGGAAAGTACATGGCTGCCAATACCGCCGGCCGCAAGCTGGCCTGGAGCGCGATCGATCTGCTGGTGATCGCGTATGCGCTGATCCCGGTGTTGTGGATCATCTCGCTGTCGTTCAAGCCGATCGCCACGGTCGGCGACGGGTCGTTCATTCCGAAGAATCCGACCCTCGACAACTACACCGCGATCTTCTCCGGCAACGGATTCGTCCGGCCGTTGATCAACTCGATCGGCATCGCCCTGATCTCCACCGTGATCGCGGTGATCATCGGCATGTTCGCCGCCTACGCGGTGGCCCGGTTGCAGTTCCCCGGCAAGAAGTTGTTCGTGGGCGCGGCGCTGCTCATCGCGATGTTCCCGCAGGTCTCGCTGATCACGCCGCTGTTCAACATCGAGCGGAAGGTGGGGCTGTTCAACACCTGGCCGGGCCTGATCCTGCCGTACATCACGTTCGCCCTGCCGCTCACGGTGTACACCCTCTCGGCGTTCTTCCGAGAGATCCCCTGGGAACTGGAGAAGGCCGCCAAAATGGACGGCGCCACTCCGGCGCAGGCGTTCCGCCGCGTGATCGCACCGCTGGCCGCGCCCGGTGTGGTGACCGCCGCGATCCTGGTGTTCATCTTCTGCTGGAACGACCTGCTGTTCGCGCTGTCGCTGACCGCGACGGACGCGTCGATCACCGCTCCGGTGGCGATCGTGAACTTCACCGGCAGTAGCGAGTTCGAGACCCCCACCGGTTCCATCTCGGCGGCCGCCGTGATCGTGACCATCCCCATCATCATCTTCGTGCTGATCTTCCAGCGACGGATCGTTGCCGGGTTGACCTCCGGCGCGGTCAAGGGCTGACGTCGGAAAGTACTCAAGGAGCAAAACTATGGCTGACATCGTCCTGGACCACGTCAACAAGACCTACCCCGACGGCAGCACCGCCGTCAGCGACATCAACCTGGAGATCGCCGACGGCGAGTTCGTGATCCTGGTCGGGCCTTCGGGTTGCGGAAAGTCGACCACGCTGAACATGATCGCGGGCCTGGAGGACATCTCGGGCGGCGAGCTGCGCATCGGTGGCGCGCGGATGAACGAGAAGGCGCCCAAGGACCGCGACATCGCCATGGTCTTCCAGTCCTACGCGCTGTACCCGCATATGACGGTGCGCGAGAACATCGCCTTTCCCCTGAAACTGGCGAAACTCGGCAAGGATGAGATCAACGCCAAGGTCGAGGACGCCGCGCGCACCCTCGACCTGACTCAGCACCTCGACCGCCGTCCCAGCCAACTCTCCGGTGGCCAGCGGCAGCGAGTCGCGATGGGCCGCGCAATCGTCCGCAGCCCCAAGGCCTTCCTGATGGACGAGCCGCTGTCGAACCTGGACGCGAAGCTGCGTGTGCAGATGCGCACCGAGGTCTCCCGGCTGCAGAAGCGCCTCGGCACCACCATGGTCTACGTGACCCACGACCAGACCGAGGCCATGACCCTCGGCGACCGTGTGGTGGTTCTCAAGAGCGGCGACGTCCAGCAGATCGGCGCCCCGCAGGAGCTCTACGACCGCCCGTCGAACCTGTTCGTCGCAGGCTTCATCGGTTCGCCGGCGATGAACTTCGTGCCCGGACGGCTCACCTCCGTGGGGATCAACACCGCGCTCGGGGAGATCCTGCTACTCGACGCGCCCACACTCGCGGACAAGGCCGCTGCCGCGGGCAATAAGACCGGTGACGTGATCGTCGGTATCCGCCCCGAGCACTTCGAGGACGCTCGCCTGCTCGATCCCAACCAGCGGGTCGGCGGACTCACGTTCACCGCCAAGGTCGACGTCCTCGAATCGATGGGCTCGGATAAGTTCGTGCACTTCGGTGTCCCAGCCGAGACGGGGCGGGTGGACGCGCTCGCCGATCTGAGCCCGGGCGAGCAGGCCGCCCCGCTCGACGGTGTCGACGAGGTGGTCGCTCGTCTCTCCGCCGATTCCACTGCCGCCCGGGGTGCGGAGGTCGAGCTCTACTACGACCCCGCGAAGATCTCCGTGTTCGACCGTGCCACCGGCACCAATCTGGCTCTGTAACACCGCAGTGCGCGTTCTGGCAGTCAGCGACGAGGAGGTACCCGGGCTCACCCTGGCCTCGACGACGTTGCGACCCGATCTGATTCTCGGCGCCGGTGACCTTCCGGGGGCGTACCTGGAATCGCTCATGGACCGCTACGGCGTGCCCTGCGTCTTCGTGCCCGGCAATCACGATCCTGATCACGGCGGATTCCGCCGCACCCGCGGTGGCTACCTCCGCGGTGGGCTGCCCGCGGAACCACCGGGTCCGCGCGGCGGGGTCAACGCCGACGGGCGAGTGGTGACCGTGGCCGGTCTCACCGTGGCGGGCCTCGGCGGTTCGATCCGGTACCACGACGGCGCGAACCAGTGGACGCAGGGACAATTGGCGCGTCGCGCGTGGCGCCTGCGCCAGGCCGCGCGACTGGGCCGTCGTACGGTGGACGTGGTGCTCACTCATTCTCCTGCAGCCGGGGTCGGCGACGGCGACGACTCCCCGCACCGCGGTTTCACGGCACTGGGTACGCTCGTGTCCCGACTGCGACCGCAGGTGTTCGTGCACGGGCATGTCCACCCGCACGGCAGGCCCGGCCCCGACCTCACCATCGGTGCCGTGCCGGTCCTGAACACGGTGGGCTACACCTATTTCGACATCACCCCCGGCGATCCCGGGGCC includes:
- a CDS encoding metallophosphoesterase family protein yields the protein MRVLAVSDEEVPGLTLASTTLRPDLILGAGDLPGAYLESLMDRYGVPCVFVPGNHDPDHGGFRRTRGGYLRGGLPAEPPGPRGGVNADGRVVTVAGLTVAGLGGSIRYHDGANQWTQGQLARRAWRLRQAARLGRRTVDVVLTHSPAAGVGDGDDSPHRGFTALGTLVSRLRPQVFVHGHVHPHGRPGPDLTIGAVPVLNTVGYTYFDITPGDPGAYTIRERRRGA
- a CDS encoding extracellular solute-binding protein; the protein is MSTGPRSGFAPGRTAKLAAAGIAATMGVTILAGCGAKEDGVTLNVYAPADGATLVKEVAGDCSTSGYTVVGHALPKSADDQRLQLARRVTGNDRTMDLMGLDVNWTAEFAEAGWILPLPENLTRTAEKTVLAGPLKTAMWQDKQYAAPAWTNTQLLWYRKDALEKVLGRKIGPGVPKLTWDQVVQYAEKSGQLGGPTQIEAQAAQYEGVVVWFNSLLESAGGRMVADDGKTVTLTDTPEHRAATVKALSIMKAVATAPGRDPSFTQLKEGESRLAMESGKAIFQVNWPFVFAGVKQNAAAGSVPFLPELTKYDALLNPPKDEKNPPEPTVAQLGEINNLTRQKFDFAPFPSVIPGKPAKTTVGGINFAVSKTTRYEKQAFEALACLTNEAAERKYAVKGGTPPVLPKLYDDPEFRKAYPMATLIRDQLQDNTAAVRPITPQYQAMSTLLQATLAPVGAWDPEQLADRLADAAEKAMNGKGLVP
- a CDS encoding ABC transporter ATP-binding protein; the protein is MADIVLDHVNKTYPDGSTAVSDINLEIADGEFVILVGPSGCGKSTTLNMIAGLEDISGGELRIGGARMNEKAPKDRDIAMVFQSYALYPHMTVRENIAFPLKLAKLGKDEINAKVEDAARTLDLTQHLDRRPSQLSGGQRQRVAMGRAIVRSPKAFLMDEPLSNLDAKLRVQMRTEVSRLQKRLGTTMVYVTHDQTEAMTLGDRVVVLKSGDVQQIGAPQELYDRPSNLFVAGFIGSPAMNFVPGRLTSVGINTALGEILLLDAPTLADKAAAAGNKTGDVIVGIRPEHFEDARLLDPNQRVGGLTFTAKVDVLESMGSDKFVHFGVPAETGRVDALADLSPGEQAAPLDGVDEVVARLSADSTAARGAEVELYYDPAKISVFDRATGTNLAL
- a CDS encoding TetR/AcrR family transcriptional regulator — encoded protein: MATPTEEPGSGYELRWRAHNSQRRDLILRAAAQLVEESEPGAPIAVQRIAERAGLVKSVVYRQFKSKDELARALRGYVVDTFAAELEADLDVSTGTLREILRRSVASAAGWMQDNPRLVDLLRSGPSDAAPDAPDAMSDLKQRIVTRAHATIDGISALTGRDATGFVTVPFVVFTMVESTLTSWVRGEDRVRDLTRAEVVESLTDITWFVLDGAARGIGIEVDPDAEFSEVLQRLAQPPAVAPHTAG
- a CDS encoding carbohydrate ABC transporter permease; this encodes MAANTAGRKLAWSAIDLLVIAYALIPVLWIISLSFKPIATVGDGSFIPKNPTLDNYTAIFSGNGFVRPLINSIGIALISTVIAVIIGMFAAYAVARLQFPGKKLFVGAALLIAMFPQVSLITPLFNIERKVGLFNTWPGLILPYITFALPLTVYTLSAFFREIPWELEKAAKMDGATPAQAFRRVIAPLAAPGVVTAAILVFIFCWNDLLFALSLTATDASITAPVAIVNFTGSSEFETPTGSISAAAVIVTIPIIIFVLIFQRRIVAGLTSGAVKG
- a CDS encoding carbohydrate ABC transporter permease; the protein is MTSGATATVERIEPAPASEGQRAEKRLGLMLIAPAAIVMLAVTAYPIIYAFWLSLQKSSLAAPGQDEFVGLGNYATVLQDGYWWQALGMTTLITVVSVVIEFVLGMAIALVMHRTIVGKGVVRTVVLIPYGIVTVVAAFSWFYAWTPDTGYLANLLPDGTAPLTEQRPSVAVIILAEVWKTTPFMALLLLSGLALVPDDLLKAAALDGAGPWTRLTKIIIPLMKPAILVALLFRTLDAFRIFDNIYILTNGSNGTGSVSILGYDNLFKAFNLGVGSAISVLIFICVAIIAFIFVKAFGTAVPGADSDDRR